The region CAGCAGGTGAATGCCCAGGCTCCGGTACGCCGCGACCTTCAGGAGGCCGTTCAACGCCCGGCCTTCGTTCAGCACCAGGCCGAAGTCCTCGCTGTGCTGGAGACTCAGCCGGGCATGCACCAGGGCGCGTTTTCCCAGGTCGGTCAGGGTCAGTCCGACGGACGACCGGCGGAAGAGTGATTGACCGTAGAGCCGTTCGAGCGCCTGAACACTTTCACTCAGGCTGCTGGGTGACATCGCCAGCATGAAGGCGGCCCGGCCAAAACTGCCTGCTTCCGCAGCGGACACGAAGGCGCGCAGTTGAATCAGGGTCGGTCCCGCGGACATGGCCCAGTATAGAAAGCCGTCGGAAGTTCCGACGGCCGCGGTGCAGATCACCGGGCGCGCGCCGTAGGCAGCCGGGAAATCGTCCGGCAGACTTCACGACATGATCCGCGCCGCCCAACTCCCCGCCGCGATGCCGGCGATTCCGGCGCTGCTGCTCTCCGTGCTCAGCGTGCAGGGGGGCGCCGCGCTCGCCAAGGGCCTGTTTGCGCAGCTCGGCCCGGTGGGCGCCACCGGTCTGCGCATTGGCCTGGCGGCCGTCGTGCTGTGCCTGATCTTCCGCCCGGCCCTCCGTCCGCTCACGGCCGCCCAGTGGCGCGTCATCCTGCCGTACGGCCTGGTGCTGGGCGCCATGAACCTGCTTGTATTACCTGTCGTTGGCCCGGATTCCTCTTGGTCTGGCCGTCACGCTGGAGTTCGTGGGTCCGCTGCTGCTCGCGACGCTCACCTCACGCCAGACGCTGGACCTGCTGTGGGTCGCCCTGGCCGCCGTGGGCGTCGTGCTGATTGCCCCCTGGAGCGGTCAGGGGCCCGATGGGCTGGGCATGATCCTGGCCCTGCTCGCCGGTGGCTGCTGGGCGGCATACGTCGTCCTGGGCGGCAAAGTGTCGCGGGTGGTCAGCAGCGGTGTGGGCGTGACGGCCGGCATGATCGTGGCCACCCTGACCGTGCTGCCGTTCATCCTGACCAGCGGCGCACTGGTGAAAGTGACGCCCGGTCTGCTGGCGGCCGGGGCGCTCCTGGCGGTGCTGTCCAGCGCCGTTCCATTCACGCTGGAACTGATCGCGCTGCGAACCCTGCCGGCCCGCACCTTCAGCGTGCTCCTGAGTCTTGAACCCGTGGTCGCTGCGCTGTTCGGGTGGGTGGTCCTCCGCGAGACGCTGCTCGTCAGTCAGTGGGTCGCGGTGGTGCTGGTCATGGCCGCGAGCGCTGGGGGCGCCTGGACGGCGCGGCAGGCCCGCCCGGGGACCGCATGACCCCCCCTGCGCATTCCCGCGCCCGTGCGTCCCACCTCTTTGGCGTTGGCCTGCTGCTCTACGTGGCGTGCGTGTGGGGCAGCATGTTCGTGGTCGTTAAACGCCTGACTGCCGTTCTTCGCGCGGACCCTGCCGGCCAGCGAGGCGCCCTCGACCGACAACATTCATCAGGGTGAAAGGGCGCATCCGCGCCGCCATAAGGATGAGCGGCAGGTTAAGATGAGGGATGTTGACTGCCCCCCCTCTGGAAGCGCGGCTATGGCTGGACGCGCTGCCACAGCTGGTGTGGCTGGCCAGCCCGGACGGCCTCATTCACTGGGGCAACCGCGCCTGGCGTTCCTTCACGGCCCAAAGAGACACGGACCCGCCCATAGACGTGCGGACCAGGCTCTCACCCGACGACGCCGCCCGGTTCGAGCGGCTGATGTCCAGCGGGTCCACCTTTGCACTGGATCTTCCCCTCCGTGACGTCGGCGGTGAGCTGCAGTGGTTTCACCTGAACGCCACGCGCGAAGCCGACCAGTGGTTGATGACCGGCAGCAACATCAGCGGCCTGAAAGACGAGCAGTTCCGCCGCCAGACCCTTCAGGGCGTGATCGACGCCAGTCCGAACTGCATCAAAGTCGTTGATCTGGAAGGACGGCTGCTCGACATGAACGCGGGCGGGCGCGTCACCATGGAAATCGACGACTTTGAACTGTGCCGGAATCTCGCCTGGCCGAGCTTCTGGACGGGTGAAGCGCGCACGCTGGTGGAAGCCGCCCTGGAACGCGCCTGCGCCGGGGAGGCCAGCACCTTCGAAGCCCCAACGACCACGTACAAAGGCAGCCCCCGGGAGTGGGAGGTGAGTGTCGCACCCATCTACGACGCTCACGGTCACGTGCACCAGGTCAGCGCGGTCTCCCGCGACATTACGGCCCGCCGGGAGGCGCAGGACGCCGTGGTGGCCCTCGACGCCTTCGTGGCGTTCAGCGAGGCGGTCGGGACCGAGACTGACCTGCGGGCCCTGGTGCGCTAGGCCGTGAAGGTCGCGCGCTCGAGTCTCAAGCAGGTCAGCGTCGCGTACTACGAACGCTCGAACGACCGCTGGGTCGCGCAGGTGTGGTCAGAGGACGTCTTGCCGGACATCGTTACGCAGATCTGCGCGGGGATCCCGCAGGACGCCCCGAACTTCGCCGAGGTGGAGCGCGGCGGCGTTCCACTGTTCGTGGACGGGTGGGACGCTACGCGCGAGCATATCTCCAGCGCCGAGTCGTACGGGGCCGTGGCCCTGCTCCCGGTGGGCGCTCAGGGCGCGGTCCGTGGACTGTTCACGCTGGGCACTCAGGACGCCCGCAGCTGGACCGAGCGCGAGCGGGCCACCCTCCGCGCGCTCGGACGCGGGTTGAATCTGGCGGTCGAGCGCGCGAACGCGATGCAGCACCTCACGGAGGAACGCCGCAAGCTGGAGGCGGCCAATGAGGAACTTGAGGCCTTCGCGTACAGCGTGTCGCACGACCTGCGCACCCCCGTGCGGCACATCGTCAGCTTCTCGAGCCTGCTGCGTCAAGCGCTGGGAGCGGACCTGAACGGCAGGGCGCCGCGCTACCTGACCGTGATTGAAGAGGCGGCGCAGCGAATGCACACCTTGATTGACGCGATGCTGGATCTCTCCCGGACGTCCCGGCTTCCCCTGCGGGTGACCCGCGTGCACCTGGATCACCTGGTGGCTCAGCTGCGCCAGGAGTTGCTCCCTGAACCCACGGCCCGGGCCGTGCGCTGGGAGATCCGGCCGCTTCCTCCGATCATGGGGGACGCCGACACGCTGCGTCAGGTCATGATGAATCTGCTGTCGAATGCGCTGAAGTACAGCCAGCACCGTGACGGCGCCGTGATTGAAGTCTGGGCTGAGGAGCGGCCCGCGGAGTGGGCTGTGTTCGTGCGGGACAACGGCGCCGGTTTCGATCCCCGGTACACCGACAAGCTGTTCACGGTGTTCCAGCGGTTACACCGTCAGGACGAGTTCGAAGGGGTGGGCGTCGGGCTGGCCAATGTGCGCCGCATCATTCAGCGGCATGGGGGCCAGGTCATGGCGAGCGGCGTGCCCGGGGCTGGGGCCACGTTTGGCTTCACCCTGCCCAAAGGCTGAAGCTCCCGGGCGCATCAGGGACGCGTGAAGGGCCGGGTCAGTGGGCAGACAACGGCGGCAGGTGAACTCACCGGGAAGCTCCGGGCGCCAGCGCTTCCAGGTGACGTGATGCCCGGGTGAATGTGTTCGCCGCGCCAGGACATTGGGACGAGTGCTGCCGCAGAGGGCAGGAGTGGGAGCACAGCCCTGGCGAGGAGCCGTGCGGCAGGATCTGCACGGGTGATTGTCGGGGGCCGGGCGTCCTGCTGGGTCCTGGCTGTGCGGGCCAGCGCAGCTGGCGACGGAGGAGGCACTGACGGCCTGAGGGGCACCCCGTCAAACCGGTGGCCTTGTCCTGGAGACCCTGGGGCAGCCCGGAGTCAGGCTCTCAACGGAGGCCTCGCTTCTGAACACGTCACACAGGAGACGCCAGCCCGGCGAGGCGCGCGGGGCACCCTGAACGGCTCAACTGGAGCGTGCAGCCCGGATGACTGGAGAGCTTCAGCCCAACGCCGCTGCGTTCCCCTGGCGCGGCAAGCCGACCGGGCCGTCCCGGTCCGGCCTGCCGGCGAGCTCACTCACGATTCACGCCCACAGAGCACACCCCGGCCCGGGACGACCTGATAAAAGGAAGGCATGACCGCAGATGGTTCGTCCACGCCCCTGACTGAGCACACCCTGTTTGACCAGGGCGGTGAGATGGGCGCCCTGCTGCGGGAGTACGACTGGACCCAGTCGCCGCTGGGCGCGCCCGGCACGTGGTCGCCGCGCCTGCGCACCTACGTCGAGCTGATGCTCGCCTCGAAACAGCCGATGTACATCGGCTGGACTCACGACCTGCTTGCCTTTTACAACGATGCCTACCGCCCTATTCTCGGTGCCGACAAGCACCCGGGCGCACTGGGCCGCCCGACCGCCGCCATTTTCGGGCGCGACGGCTACCCTGGCCTGAAGCCGTACTTTGACGCGCTGCTTGAGCGGGGTGAGGCCTTCGCCTTCGAGAATATTCTCGTGCCGCTCATCCGGCACGGCTACCTGGAGGAGTGTTACTTCGACGCCAGCTACACGCCCATTCACGGCGATGGCCGGGTCGAGCGTATGCTCGCCACTGTCAACGAAACCACCGACCGGGTGCTGGGCAACCGCCGGACCGAAACGCTGGCCCACCTCGCGGCCCAGCTGCTGCGCGCCGGCGACGCGGCCCAGATCACCACGGCCGTGATGGACAGTGTTCAGACCAATCCCGCTGACCTGCCCTTTGCGCTGCTGTACCTGACAGGCGCCCGGCAGGCCCTGACGTATCAGGCGGGGGTGGGCCTGGAGGACGCCGCACTGGCGTCGTTTCATCAGATCCCTGACGCCTGGAGGCAGGGGGATGACCTGGACATTCTCAGCATTCCCCCACAGCCTGCCTCACCCTGGCCCGAACCGGTCACGCAGGTGGCCGTCCTGCCCCTCGTTGAGCGCGGTACGGCGGCGGACCGACTCGGCGTGCTTGTCGTCGGCCTGAATGCCAGGAAGCAGGTGAACGCGCCGTACCGCGACTTTCTGGAACTGTTCAGAAGCCAGGTGACCGGCGCGCTCCGCACGGCGGACCTGACTGGCGTTCTCCTGGCGCGCACCCAGGCGCTGGAGGCGTTTGTGCAGCTGTCACGGGACATGATGGCGGAAACGGACCGCTTCGCGCTGGTGCGCCGGGCGCAGGAGATCGTGCTGTCCTTGCTGCCCGAAGGGTACGCGGTGTACTACGAGCTGGAAGAGGGGCTGTGGCGCGTCAAGGCCCAGGTGGGTGATCTGGGCGATGACCGCCTGCAGACCCTCGTCACGGCGGGCCTGCCGTTTGATTCCCCCACGTTGCTGACGCCCTTCAGAAGTGGTGAACCGTTCTACCAGGACGTCTACGCGCAGGGCGCCGATACGCCGGTGGAGGTCGTGCAGCACGTTCAGGCGGTGGTGACCCTTCCTGTACAGGTGCAGGGCCGGACGGTGGGCCTGTTCGCGCTGGGTCTGTTTCACCAGCGGACCTGGACGGCCGTCGACCGGGCCGTGCTGGACACCACCGTGCACAGCCTCAGCCTCGCCCTGGAACGCGCCGGGTACCTCGGCCAGCTCACTGCGCAGCGCGACACGCTGGATGCCCAGACCCGCGCGCTGGGAGACGCCAACGAAGAACTTGAAGCGTTCGCGTACAGCGTCAGTCATGACCTCCGCACGCCCGTCCGGCATATTGCGGGCTTCAGTTCGGTGCTGCGCAAATCCCTGGGTGACAGCCCCAACGAGAAGACGCTGCGGTCCCTGACCGTGATCGAGCAGGCGGCCTACCGCATGAACAGCCTGATTGATGCCATGCTCGAGCTGTCCCGAACGTCCCGGCAGCCGCTGCTGCTGCGACTCGTGGACCTGGGCGCCGTGCTGGCTGACGTGCGCGCCGAGTTGGTCCCGGATCTGCTTGAACGAGAGATTTCCTGGCAGATCGGTCCACTGCCGCTGGTGCTGGGGGATCAGGACCTGCTCCGGCTGGCGCTGCTCAATCTGATCTCGAACGCCCTGAAGTACTCCCAGCACCGGGCGCTGACGGTGATTGAAGTGAAGGCCGTGGAGCGCCCGGACCACTGGGTCCTGGAGATCCGGGACAACGGCGTCGGCTTTGACCCGGCCCACGCGAGCCGGCTGTTTGGCGTGTTCCAGCGCTTACACCGCCAGGAGGACTTCGAAGGCACCGGGGTGGGCCTGGCCAACGTCCGGCGCATTGTGTTGCGGCACGGAGGTGAGGTCTGGGCCTCGGGCGCGGTGGATCAAGGGGCCACCTTCTCGATCAGCCTGCCCAAAGCGAAAATGACGGCTCGTCCGGGCTGAGGAGCCCAATGGAGGGGCTGGCCAGATGGTGGCCCACCTTCACGGCCGTTCGTACCACGGGCAGGCGGGTCTGCACGCGGCCGTGACGCGCCAGATCACCTGGAGCAGGGGCCTGACCGCGCACGAAACCTGCTGGCACAAGGTGCGGCAGGGACCCGCCGCCGCCGCCGGCCTTGAGGGGCAGCGCGGCGCCCTGCACGGCGGGCCGGCAAACAGCCGTCACCAGCACGGTGGACGTCCGCTCCCGTCCGTGGTGAAGTGCACCCGGGCCGCGTCGTGCCGGGGCTCCAGGAGAACTGCGGGGCAGAGGTGCAACAGGCCCAGTCGGCCTGACGAGTGAGGTGAGGCCGGTTCCTGACCCCCCGCCTGCGCGGACTCAAACGCCACCGCAGAGGCGGCGAGCGAACCTGACTCGTGCTGACATGAGCGCAGCCTCAATCGCCTGCGCCGCCTGAGCGTGTCCTTCGGGCCGTCCGGCGTGGACGTACGCCACCCTCAAAGTTTGGGTGCCGTCTGCTATACGCTACCCACTCCGCCCGCAGATATTTCTGCGCGTCGGAAAGGCGTGTGGGCCTGTTGGTGGACTGGTAGTCCTCTGCACAGCGGCGAGGGCCGTTCAGGCACGCAGACCCAGCGTGATGCGCCGCGCAACCCCCGCGAAGGAAGCGCCACTGCCTCACTTCGGGGTGCCCTGCAGAAAGGACGCACAGGACCTGCACCCTGCTGCCGGCGGCCGGTGCGCGAGCCGGATTTGCCCGGTACTGAACCGGTGAACCCTATACCATAGGGCCATGACTGAGCCACACGCTGCCGCACGCGAGCGTCAGACGCTGCAGCGAGCACAGGCGCTGTACGACATGGCCCGGACCCTCACCGACGGGCCGAGCGAAGAGGAGTTGCTGCGCCGCGTGGTGAATAGTGTCGTGGCGGTGCTGGGAGTCAACCGCGCCGTCCTGCTCACCTTGAGTGAGGACGTGCCCCGCGTGGAGCACTTTCTGGTGGCCGGTCCGGGCGCGGTGCACGTGCAGCGCCCCACCTGGCAGGAACTGGCCACCGGCCTGACCGGCTGGGTGCTGCGCGAGCGGCGGGTGGCGCGCTCACCCGCGGGGCAGGACGACCCGCGGGAAGGCCCGGAGGCCCGGCAGCGCCGGCGTGAGACGGTGTGTGGCGACATCATCGTGCTGCCCATCATGATGAAGACACGCGTCTTCGGGACGCTCACGCTCATCAATCTGCCGTGGGGGCCACCTTTCACGGATGATGACGTGGCCTGGCTTGAAGCCCTTGTGCACCAGGCCGCCGCCGCCGTGCAGCAGGAGCGGCTGATTCAGACGCTGCACCGCCACGCGCTGTTCGATGCCCGCACCGGCCTGCCCGCACGGCCCCTTGCGAACGACCGGCTCCGGCAGTCCCTGTGGCACGCACAGCGATCGGCGACGTCTTTCGCCCTTCTCCTGCTTCAGCCGGAGCCGCCAAGTGACGCCCAGAGCGCCTCATCCGCCGAGTTCCGGGACGCCCTGGCCGTGCAGATCGCCCGGCGGTTGCAGGACCTGCCAGGAGCGTTCAGCACCCTCGCCCACTGGGACGACGAGACGTTCATGCTGATTGCCGAGGACGTTCCTGACGAACACCACGCGTTCCGCGTCGTTAATCAGGTGATGAACGCCTTCGCCGAGCCGTTCGTCCTGCCTGACCTGCCGGCGCCTCTTCCAGTTACCGCGTCCGTGGGCGTCAGCATCTTTCCAGTCGACGGGCAGGACGTGGTGGCGCTGCACAAGCACGCGGCGGTGGCGCAGTACAATGCCCGGCATGCCGGCGGCGGATCCGCCGCGCGGTTCTCGCCCACCGTCACGGACCAGCAGCGCCTGGCGCAGCAGATTGCCGCGGCCCTGCCGGGCGCCCTCGAACGCAACGAGCTGTTCCTGATGTACCAGCCGCAACTTGACGCGCAGCGCCGCCTGTGGGGCTTTGAAGCGCTGCTGCGCTGGCAGCACAAAACGCTGGGGCTGGTGCCGCCCGACGTCTTTATCCCCGTGGCCGAACGCACCGGACTGATCCTGCCGTTGGGCGAATGGGTGATGCGCCAGGCGTGCCGGCAGCTACGCGCCTGGCAGGACCGTGGGGCCCTGAACCTTCACATGGCGGTGAATGTCTCTCAGGTGCAGTTGCAGCACCCGGAGTTCGTGCATCAGGTGGAGGCGGCGCTGCGTGCTGCGGGCCTGAACGGTGAGCAACTCGAACTCGAGCTGACCGAGCAGATGGTGTTTCAGTGTTCCGAGGTGGTCCGGGCGAAGCTCGCCGCACTGCATCACCTGAACGTCCGTCTCGCGCTGGATGACTTCGGCGTGGGGCATTCGTCCATGCAGACGCTTGCCCAGCTTCCATTTGACGTCCTGAAACTCGATCAGTCCTTTGTGCGGGATCTCGAAGGCAACGCCCGCACCCACCGGATCGTAAAAGCCATCGTCGACATGGCCCATGACATGAAAATGACGGTCGTCGCTGAAGGCGTGGAGGGCGCCATTCAGTGGCAGCTGACGGAGGCGCTCGAATGCGACCGCACGCAGGGCTACCTGCTCAGTCGCCCGCTGGCTGCGGAGGCCGTGCCGGCCTGGATGAACCTGCATGCCAGTGACGGCCGGGGCCTGCCGCGCCCAGAGCGCTGAGACCCGCACCGTGAATCGGTCGCCCTGAGCGGCACCCCGCCGGTGCTGGAGCAGCACATCGCCGGCACCGGGCTCCGCACGACCGGGCTGCCCGCCGGGGGCCGTCTGCTCTCCACGGCCTCAGCGCACGGGAGACCCCGCGCCGCCCACCTGCACCGTCCACACCGGCGGACGCTGAGCGTGATCACGCGCCGTAGTCTGTGCAGGTCCCCTGGGGGCACAACCAGTCGAATTCACCATGACGGCCCTGAGTCCGCCGGTTCCGGGTGGGCAAGTTCGTTCAGGTACCGGTCATTGGGCCAGGAATGCAGCCTGGTGTCGTTGTTGTCGCGCAGCCAAGCCCGGAAGAGCAGGCCAAAGGGTTGCCCCCATGACCGCACCAACCTGGGGAACAGTCGGCGACCCGGTCAGAGGTATGCCCTGATGGTGTTTCGGCGCACCTCCGGACAAACCTGCAGCAGACCGCAGCCCGGGAAGGCTGAACCCGGTTTTTCAGTGTTCGCCGGGGATTTTATGCGTGGGGGGCCAGCACAACTCAGCGGTGCGGGACCTCCGGTGGAGGTCCCGCAGTGGCATCGCTTGTGGCGGAACGTCCCCGCTGGACCGGGACGTTCCGGCTGGATCAGGGGGTGGCGAGCACGACGGGCGTGTTGGGCAGAGTCACGCTCACGCCGTTGTAGTTCACGAACAGGCCGCCAGTGGACGAGGCCGAGTCGAGAGTGACGTTCGAAATCACGCCGTCGTGCAACGGGCCACCCGGGCAGGACCCACCGTCGAGCGGGACCGTGCTGTCAGACGTGAAGGCGCTCATTCCGGTCAGGTTGAAGCCGGTGATCTGGTTCCTCACGCGGGCGTCGTTGGTGATCGTGGCGTTGACCGCCGCTGAGCGGCCGCGAGTCACGGTTTGAGGCTGCGCCACTCGGTCGCGGCCCACCACAACGGTAAAGGTGCAATCGTAGTGGTACGACTCGGTCGCGTTGTAGGTGAACGTAACGTATTTGGCGTTCTTCTGCAGGGCCTGGTTGTTCCAGCCGAAAGCGAGCTGGACGTCGCCTTTCCCCACGAAGCCGGTGCCGGTGCTGGCGTTAAACGCGACATCCTGCGCGCTGAGGGTCGGGGCGGTGGCGACGGGCGTCTGACCGCAGGAGGCCAGAAGGACGGAGGTGACAGCGGCGACGAGACTCAACGGACGAGCCAGGTGGTAGAACATACGGCTCCTTGGGTTTGGCCGGGCTCACCATTTGCTCCTCCTGCCTGAGGTGACCGCATTACAGGGCAGGATTCATCGCAGCCAAAGAGAAGAGTGACCAGCGGACCGGTCGTGGCTCACAACGTGTCCTCGTGTTGGTACTGTCCTACGCGTTGCCTGAGAGCATCGGGAGCTCAGATTCATCCCATATCGGGACTGTGGTGACGTCAGGTTCGCTGCCGATTTCCGCTCGGATCAGTAAGACCACATTAAGCCGAACATAAGATTTCGCACCCCCCCTTTTGCACCCCCGGCGGTGGTACTGACCTTTCCCGGGAAACCTGAGGCAAGCTGAACGCGCCGGCGTCAGGAAATCGGCCCGACGACCGCGGAAAAGCAGGCCCGGTCAGTGAGTCACGGTTGGGAACTCTGGCAGGGTCAGCCAGGTACGGCCAACCTGAGTTTCGAGCGAACCGCGGTGTGCAACCGCAGCCTGCTTTAAAAAATCCGGCTTCGCTGCTCCGCCTGTCTGCCTGGCACAATCCACGAGAAATGCGGGCGGCGGTCTGAGTGTCAGACCGCCGCCCGCATTTCTCGTTTCTCGCTCAACTGACCTTCCCAGACCTCCTGCCGTGGCTGAATCAACACGCATTCAGCGGGTCAGTCAATGGTGTCCGGGTTGTGGGATGGGCGGCGCAGGGGGGGCCGCCAGGAAACTCAGCGCAAAGCCGGCAAGGCCCGCCATGAACGTAATTCCAGCCCAGAGCTCCACACTCCATCCCTCCCCGAAAAGCACAGACACCACCAGGAAATGCACTCCCCACAACACGACGGGGGTCACGAATCCAATGAGCCACAGTCCCCACGCATGCGTGCGGACATCCTCCCGCCGCAGCAGGAGATCCGCCACGAGGCCGGCAGCCAGGGGACTGGCCAGCAGCACCAACCCCCCCAGGTCCTGAGCCCCGGCGAAACTCAGTGCTGACATCAGCAGTCCATTCAGCCCGTAAAGGAAGGTCAGACTCCCGAAAGGCAAGCGCCAGCGTCGCGCCATGAGCAACAGGGGCAGCAGCAGAATGACAGTGGTAAAGAGGATGGACGCGAGATTGTAGTTCTGCGCCAATTGGGCTGTGAGGTCGCCCTGTTGAGTCAGGTACTTAACGCTGTGTTTGACGTGCAGCGTTACGGTGGACCCCCAGACGTACATGTGGAAGAAAGACACGAAACTGAGGGCCGCCGTTGCGGACAGCAGAGTCGGCAGGAACGCACCAAACCGTGGTGCGTGGTCTGCGTGAGGATGCTTCCACCGGGCTTTGAAAGGGCTCAGCACAATCAGCTGCATGCCCAGCAGCAGCAGGAGATGGGTCGGGCTGAGCAGGGCCTCCACATCTTTTTCAATCCCGAAGATGGTGTGCCAGAGCAGGTCTCCGACGCCGCCAAGGCCGAACACAGCAATGCCAGCAAGGCCCAGATCGTAGCCCAGAGGCACAGCGTTCAATCCACGTGCGCCCCGGCGGACGTGGCGCCAGACCAGCAGAGCAATCCAGCCAGCGGTGGCCAGGTAGCCAGAATAGAACAGGCCGTGCCAGGGCGTGAAAAATGTTTCCAGGCTGGACGGCAGGTTGGAATGTGCCCAACCATCGACGAACAGTCCAATCATGAGCCAGAAGCCCAGCAGAATGGTCACGAGGTTCTCCCAGCGTCTGGCGACGGGCCGGGTGTTGGGAACGGACGCAAGGACAGGGGGGGAGTGGACGGTCATGGGGAAGCCTCCAGGTTGCGGGGGGGTGTGCTGCGTGTACCGCGGTTTCCTTGATGGGGGACCCTTGAGGCGCTGAGGGTCTGTCTGGCAGGGCTCAGGGGGTGGGCAGCCGTTTCAGTGCCGTGTACGACGAGAGAACACTGGTGGGAACACTCGAGACGGTGGACGGTGGAAGCCCTTCGGAGTCGTGCCTTTGGAGAGTCGTGCAGCTGCGGGAGGGAGGTGAACACGTTCATCGTCATACGTGCTTTAGCTTCGGCCGCTTTCCCGCGCGGCGCATCCATCAAATGTGTGAAGTATCACTCCTGCAAAAATGGCAGGTGGGTTTGACAAAACTAATTGTATTAGCCAGTATACAAATCGGGATAGGAAAGGCCAATGAAGTCCGCCGCCGCCAACCACGCCACTTCCCCTTCAACGGCGCTGCCCGCATCACACCAGCCCCGCACCAAAAGGAGCCTTCCATGGCCTTACACTCCCTCCAGCACGACGGCAACACCCTCGCGTTCGATGACACGGGTGGCGTCGGTCCCCTCATTATCGCTCTTCCCGGCATGGGCGACCTGCGCGGCGAATATCGCCATCTCACCCCTTACCTCACGCAGGCCGGCTACCGCGTCGTCACCCTGGACATCCGCGGACACGGCGACACAGGCGCGCAGTGGACTGACTACAGTGCGCACGCTGTGGGACGCGACATCATCGCCCTGATTGACCATCTTGGCGTCACAGAGGTTGTGCTCCTCGGCAACTCCTTCGCCGCCGGCGCCGCCGCGTGGGCGGCCCATGACGCCCCCGAAAAAATCAGTGCCGTCGCCATGCTTGGCCCAGTCGTCCGCGACCCTCCCCAGCCGCCTCCCTTCTTCATCAAGGCCATCCTCGAAGTCGGCTTCG is a window of Deinococcus taeanensis DNA encoding:
- a CDS encoding sensor histidine kinase, producing the protein MTADGSSTPLTEHTLFDQGGEMGALLREYDWTQSPLGAPGTWSPRLRTYVELMLASKQPMYIGWTHDLLAFYNDAYRPILGADKHPGALGRPTAAIFGRDGYPGLKPYFDALLERGEAFAFENILVPLIRHGYLEECYFDASYTPIHGDGRVERMLATVNETTDRVLGNRRTETLAHLAAQLLRAGDAAQITTAVMDSVQTNPADLPFALLYLTGARQALTYQAGVGLEDAALASFHQIPDAWRQGDDLDILSIPPQPASPWPEPVTQVAVLPLVERGTAADRLGVLVVGLNARKQVNAPYRDFLELFRSQVTGALRTADLTGVLLARTQALEAFVQLSRDMMAETDRFALVRRAQEIVLSLLPEGYAVYYELEEGLWRVKAQVGDLGDDRLQTLVTAGLPFDSPTLLTPFRSGEPFYQDVYAQGADTPVEVVQHVQAVVTLPVQVQGRTVGLFALGLFHQRTWTAVDRAVLDTTVHSLSLALERAGYLGQLTAQRDTLDAQTRALGDANEELEAFAYSVSHDLRTPVRHIAGFSSVLRKSLGDSPNEKTLRSLTVIEQAAYRMNSLIDAMLELSRTSRQPLLLRLVDLGAVLADVRAELVPDLLEREISWQIGPLPLVLGDQDLLRLALLNLISNALKYSQHRALTVIEVKAVERPDHWVLEIRDNGVGFDPAHASRLFGVFQRLHRQEDFEGTGVGLANVRRIVLRHGGEVWASGAVDQGATFSISLPKAKMTARPG
- a CDS encoding alpha/beta fold hydrolase, coding for MALHSLQHDGNTLAFDDTGGVGPLIIALPGMGDLRGEYRHLTPYLTQAGYRVVTLDIRGHGDTGAQWTDYSAHAVGRDIIALIDHLGVTEVVLLGNSFAAGAAAWAAHDAPEKISAVAMLGPVVRDPPQPPPFFIKAILEVGFAGPWRVNFWTWYWDTLFPTRKPADHRSYRAHLVANLRENGRMRALKTMIDLSKADTEGILGVPPKPTLIVMGTKDPDFRDPTAEAQWLASRTRGEVMIVEGAGHYPHTEMPEQVAPRLLNFLKGVR
- a CDS encoding EamA family transporter, translated to MARIPLGLAVTLEFVGPLLLATLTSRQTLDLLWVALAAVGVVLIAPWSGQGPDGLGMILALLAGGCWAAYVVLGGKVSRVVSSGVGVTAGMIVATLTVLPFILTSGALVKVTPGLLAAGALLAVLSSAVPFTLELIALRTLPARTFSVLLSLEPVVAALFGWVVLRETLLVSQWVAVVLVMAASAGGAWTARQARPGTA
- a CDS encoding PAS domain-containing protein yields the protein MLTAPPLEARLWLDALPQLVWLASPDGLIHWGNRAWRSFTAQRDTDPPIDVRTRLSPDDAARFERLMSSGSTFALDLPLRDVGGELQWFHLNATREADQWLMTGSNISGLKDEQFRRQTLQGVIDASPNCIKVVDLEGRLLDMNAGGRVTMEIDDFELCRNLAWPSFWTGEARTLVEAALERACAGEASTFEAPTTTYKGSPREWEVSVAPIYDAHGHVHQVSAVSRDITARREAQDAVVALDAFVAFSEAVGTETDLRALVR
- a CDS encoding putative bifunctional diguanylate cyclase/phosphodiesterase yields the protein MTEPHAAARERQTLQRAQALYDMARTLTDGPSEEELLRRVVNSVVAVLGVNRAVLLTLSEDVPRVEHFLVAGPGAVHVQRPTWQELATGLTGWVLRERRVARSPAGQDDPREGPEARQRRRETVCGDIIVLPIMMKTRVFGTLTLINLPWGPPFTDDDVAWLEALVHQAAAAVQQERLIQTLHRHALFDARTGLPARPLANDRLRQSLWHAQRSATSFALLLLQPEPPSDAQSASSAEFRDALAVQIARRLQDLPGAFSTLAHWDDETFMLIAEDVPDEHHAFRVVNQVMNAFAEPFVLPDLPAPLPVTASVGVSIFPVDGQDVVALHKHAAVAQYNARHAGGGSAARFSPTVTDQQRLAQQIAAALPGALERNELFLMYQPQLDAQRRLWGFEALLRWQHKTLGLVPPDVFIPVAERTGLILPLGEWVMRQACRQLRAWQDRGALNLHMAVNVSQVQLQHPEFVHQVEAALRAAGLNGEQLELELTEQMVFQCSEVVRAKLAALHHLNVRLALDDFGVGHSSMQTLAQLPFDVLKLDQSFVRDLEGNARTHRIVKAIVDMAHDMKMTVVAEGVEGAIQWQLTEALECDRTQGYLLSRPLAAEAVPAWMNLHASDGRGLPRPER
- a CDS encoding sensor histidine kinase: MKVARSSLKQVSVAYYERSNDRWVAQVWSEDVLPDIVTQICAGIPQDAPNFAEVERGGVPLFVDGWDATREHISSAESYGAVALLPVGAQGAVRGLFTLGTQDARSWTERERATLRALGRGLNLAVERANAMQHLTEERRKLEAANEELEAFAYSVSHDLRTPVRHIVSFSSLLRQALGADLNGRAPRYLTVIEEAAQRMHTLIDAMLDLSRTSRLPLRVTRVHLDHLVAQLRQELLPEPTARAVRWEIRPLPPIMGDADTLRQVMMNLLSNALKYSQHRDGAVIEVWAEERPAEWAVFVRDNGAGFDPRYTDKLFTVFQRLHRQDEFEGVGVGLANVRRIIQRHGGQVMASGVPGAGATFGFTLPKG